The following coding sequences lie in one Thioalkalivibrio sp. XN279 genomic window:
- a CDS encoding S9 family peptidase, with protein sequence MRFLTIGLVLAALAVPQLGLAAARPFDVEDLVNLARVSDPQLAPDGRTVAYVLRETDRDGNRGVTGIWLAPADAAAAPIRLTAPTASAWHPRWAPDGRGLYFLSTRGGEAQVWRLPVAEAGEARQVTDYPVGVNAFAVSPRGDQLALSMDVFLDCEDLACTRARLDERAAEPATGVVHERVFVRHWDSWKDGRRAQLFLGELGEGGEAAAPRRVSVGLDADIPTRPFGSAEEWAFSPDGSELLFVARVAPEGEPWSTNTDVYRVAARDEPVLENLTAANLASDTSPAWSPDGRYIAWLAMSRPGFEADRYRIMLRDLRSGATREVAPEWDRSAHGLAFGPDGRSVFTWSDDLGHRRLFRVELRSGDTTVLSGDGSVAGFSVGRDGVAFARHDLAAPAQLFVTDVRGRGERQLTSHNAALLDEVAFGAYEQFSFAGAGGEKVYGWVVKPVGFEAGQRYPVAFIIHGGPQGSMGNSFHYRWNPQTYAGKGYAVVFIDFHGSTGYGQDFTDSISGDWGGKPLEDLQLGWAAALARYDFLDGERACALGASYGGYMINWIAGAWPDGFACLVNHSGIFDNRSMYYSTEELWFPEWEMGGPQFEAPGGFEHHNPVNLVAEWRTPMLVIHGAKDFRVPLEQGLATFNALQRRGIPSRFLYFPDENHWILKPANSVQWHRVVEAWLGQWIGGGGPEN encoded by the coding sequence ATGCGATTTCTTACTATAGGGCTGGTGCTGGCCGCGCTTGCGGTACCGCAGCTCGGCCTCGCGGCGGCGCGGCCCTTCGACGTCGAAGACCTGGTGAACCTTGCGCGTGTCTCCGATCCCCAGCTGGCGCCCGACGGACGCACCGTGGCCTACGTCCTGCGGGAGACCGACCGGGACGGAAACCGGGGCGTGACCGGCATCTGGCTGGCGCCCGCCGACGCTGCAGCGGCGCCGATTCGCCTCACCGCCCCGACGGCGAGCGCCTGGCATCCGCGCTGGGCGCCCGATGGCCGGGGGCTGTATTTCCTTTCGACCCGTGGCGGCGAGGCACAGGTGTGGAGGCTGCCGGTGGCCGAGGCCGGCGAGGCGCGCCAGGTGACGGATTACCCGGTGGGCGTCAATGCCTTCGCAGTGTCGCCGCGAGGCGACCAGCTGGCGCTGAGCATGGACGTGTTCCTGGACTGCGAGGACCTGGCGTGTACCCGCGCGCGGCTGGACGAGCGCGCGGCTGAGCCGGCCACCGGTGTCGTACACGAGCGGGTTTTCGTGCGGCACTGGGACAGCTGGAAAGACGGGCGCCGGGCACAACTGTTTCTCGGCGAGTTGGGCGAGGGCGGCGAGGCAGCGGCGCCGCGACGCGTGAGCGTCGGGCTGGATGCCGACATCCCCACGCGCCCCTTCGGCAGCGCCGAGGAATGGGCGTTCAGTCCGGACGGCAGCGAGTTGCTGTTCGTGGCGCGCGTCGCGCCTGAAGGCGAGCCCTGGAGCACCAACACCGATGTCTACCGTGTGGCGGCGCGAGATGAGCCGGTGTTGGAGAACCTCACCGCGGCCAATCTGGCCAGTGACACCAGCCCGGCGTGGTCGCCGGACGGGCGCTACATCGCCTGGCTGGCTATGAGCCGTCCCGGCTTCGAGGCCGATCGCTACCGCATCATGCTTCGCGACCTGCGCTCGGGCGCGACGCGCGAAGTGGCGCCGGAATGGGACCGTTCCGCACACGGACTGGCGTTCGGCCCGGACGGCCGCAGCGTCTTCACCTGGTCGGACGATCTCGGCCACCGCCGCTTGTTCCGGGTCGAGCTGCGGTCGGGTGACACCACGGTGCTGAGCGGGGACGGCAGCGTGGCGGGCTTCAGCGTCGGGCGCGATGGCGTCGCGTTCGCGCGCCATGACCTGGCCGCACCGGCCCAGTTATTCGTCACCGACGTGCGCGGACGCGGCGAACGCCAGCTGACCAGTCACAACGCGGCACTCCTGGACGAAGTCGCTTTCGGCGCCTACGAACAGTTCAGCTTCGCCGGCGCCGGCGGAGAGAAGGTCTACGGCTGGGTGGTGAAGCCCGTGGGCTTCGAGGCCGGGCAGCGCTACCCGGTGGCTTTCATCATCCACGGCGGGCCGCAGGGCAGCATGGGTAACTCCTTTCACTACCGCTGGAACCCCCAGACCTATGCCGGCAAGGGTTATGCGGTGGTGTTCATAGACTTCCATGGATCAACAGGTTACGGGCAAGACTTCACAGACAGCATCAGCGGGGACTGGGGAGGCAAGCCGCTCGAGGACCTGCAGCTGGGCTGGGCCGCCGCGCTGGCGCGCTATGACTTTCTCGACGGCGAGCGGGCCTGCGCGCTGGGCGCCAGCTACGGCGGTTACATGATCAACTGGATCGCCGGCGCCTGGCCCGACGGTTTCGCTTGCCTGGTCAACCACTCCGGGATCTTCGACAACCGCAGCATGTACTACTCGACCGAGGAGCTGTGGTTTCCGGAGTGGGAGATGGGCGGGCCACAGTTCGAGGCACCGGGAGGCTTCGAGCACCACAACCCGGTCAACCTGGTGGCGGAATGGCGCACGCCCATGCTGGTGATCCACGGGGCGAAGGACTTCCGTGTCCCGCTGGAGCAGGGACTGGCTACCTTCAATGCCTTGCAGCGGCGCGGCATTCCCAGTCGTTTCCTGTACTTCCCCGACGAGAACCACTGGATCCTCAAGCCCGCCAACTCGGTGCAGTGGCACCGCGTGGTGGAGGCCTGGCTGGGACAGTGGATCGGTGGGGGCGGGCCGGAAAACTAG
- a CDS encoding efflux RND transporter periplasmic adaptor subunit, translated as MRALEHSRRGLVLGPWLVVVLSLAACGREDGSGGPQGPGGAGAMPPAPVTVASVEPETIAIEADYTARVRGMRHAEVRARVGGILEERLYEEGAEVAAEAPLFRIDPAPYRIALERARAELANARAALNQAEREWRRVSGLFDQAAISGRERDLALSNRELAQARLAQAEAGVSQAELELGYTTVRAPVPGTTGLEQVTAGNLINVGALLTTVTQLDPVQLRFALPATDAATRRALQDNAAVELGVELYWPDGSVYAHRGQLDYLASNVDPDTGNVVAQAVFPNRERALRPGETVRVRLVVDRLEGVFLLPPEAVSQGAEGPKVFLVTEENTAQARAVRLGPLVGGRQVVLEGLGAGDRVVINGQVALQDGAAVTLEGAGQGAGQGAGDGQG; from the coding sequence ATGCGCGCTCTCGAACATTCCCGTCGCGGTCTCGTGTTGGGGCCCTGGCTCGTCGTTGTGCTGTCACTCGCCGCCTGTGGGCGTGAGGACGGAAGCGGCGGGCCCCAGGGACCGGGCGGTGCCGGCGCCATGCCCCCGGCGCCCGTGACGGTTGCGTCTGTCGAGCCTGAAACCATAGCGATCGAGGCGGACTACACGGCCCGCGTGCGCGGTATGCGCCATGCCGAAGTGCGCGCGCGGGTGGGTGGAATTCTCGAGGAACGACTTTACGAGGAAGGCGCCGAGGTGGCTGCAGAAGCGCCGCTGTTCCGCATCGATCCCGCGCCTTATCGCATCGCGCTGGAGCGCGCGCGCGCGGAGCTGGCGAATGCACGCGCTGCGCTCAACCAGGCCGAGCGCGAATGGCGGCGGGTGTCCGGCCTGTTCGACCAGGCTGCAATCAGCGGGCGCGAGCGTGACCTGGCCTTGTCGAACAGGGAGCTCGCGCAGGCGCGGCTGGCACAGGCCGAAGCCGGCGTCTCGCAGGCGGAGCTCGAACTCGGTTACACCACCGTGCGCGCTCCGGTGCCGGGCACGACGGGGCTGGAGCAGGTCACGGCAGGCAATCTCATCAACGTCGGCGCGCTGCTGACCACGGTGACGCAGCTCGACCCGGTGCAGCTGCGGTTTGCACTGCCGGCGACCGACGCGGCCACGCGCCGTGCGCTGCAAGATAACGCTGCGGTGGAGCTGGGCGTCGAATTGTACTGGCCCGATGGCAGCGTCTACGCGCATCGCGGACAGTTGGATTACCTGGCCAGCAACGTGGACCCGGATACGGGCAACGTGGTGGCGCAGGCGGTGTTTCCCAACCGCGAACGTGCTTTGCGGCCAGGGGAGACGGTTCGCGTGCGCCTGGTGGTGGATCGATTGGAAGGCGTGTTCCTGCTGCCGCCGGAAGCGGTGTCGCAGGGCGCCGAAGGCCCCAAGGTGTTCCTGGTGACGGAAGAGAACACGGCGCAGGCGCGGGCAGTCCGCCTGGGCCCGCTGGTCGGCGGCCGGCAGGTGGTGCTGGAGGGGCTCGGCGCCGGTGACCGCGTGGTAATCAACGGCCAGGTCGCGCTGCAGGATGGCGCGGCCGTGACCCTGGAGGGCGCGGGGCAGGGCGCGGGACAGGGCGCAGGCGACGGGCAAGGCTGA
- a CDS encoding efflux RND transporter permease subunit: MLRFFIDRPIFASVISILIILGGGAALRALPVEQYPNVVPPQVVVTAVFPGASAQVLADSVAAPLEQEINGVDDMIYMESSANDSGVVQLTVSFEIGTDPDQAQINVNNRVQAALPRMPQTVRNLGVRVESRSTSILMVPVMLSPDGRYDTLYISNYALLNVLDELVRLPGVGNASLFGAQDYSMRIWLRPDLLAQYGLTPSDVAAALREQNAQFAAGRIGAAPAPADQAFTFAVSTRGQLATPEEFENIILRSGTDGAILRLGDVARAELGAQNYGFSATYNGKPAVPMGIFLQPGANALETADAVYAAFEEMSQRFPEGLEYRIPYDTSDFVRISIREVYTTLLIAVALVVLVTFVFLQHLRATLIPVAAIPVSLIGTFLGMQAFGFSVNLLTLFGLVLSIGIVVDNAIIVMENVERLMHEENLRAREASIQTMQQVAGAVVSSTLVLVAVFAPVTFLGGLSGELYRQFAVTIAISVVVSGIVALTLTPAMCALLLDKEAKTVPAPFRAFNRGFEAVTGAFVTGVSFLLRHSLAGVLAFAAIIVVTAWLLLRLPGGLVPQEDQGVSIVVGQLPPAAALQRTEQVRDAITGALLGDFPEVREFTSFAGFDIIGRAEKSNAIVGFARLADWDERTGPGQDSASVTGRIMGLGVGIQEANVFAFTPPPIQGLSLTGGVEGYLQGRGQLDVDDLGMLSNRMYGATADRPEIGSLRMFIDPSVPHYRAEIDRDRVRAQGVPINSVFEAMQSTFGSLYVNDFTLEGRNWQVNVQAEGDFRSEAEDLRRVFVRAGDGSMVPLSSLVRLERYGATDTVDRYNLFPAIRFLAEPAPGYTTGQVKAALEAGVAENFGNEARLGWIGEAYQLEAAEGAGGAAFAMGLAMVFLILAAQYERWSLPLAVATAVPFGVLGAVLANTWRGYPNDIYFQVGLLVLIGLAAKNAILIVEFAAQNRADGLSALAAATRAVRQRFRAIMMTALTFIIGSLPLVFATGAGAASRREIGTVVVGGMILASTLALLFVPLFYKLLEDLSSWRRGGKEADHV, encoded by the coding sequence ATGCTGCGTTTCTTCATCGACCGGCCGATCTTCGCCTCGGTCATCTCCATCCTCATCATTCTCGGGGGGGGCGCCGCGCTGCGCGCCCTGCCGGTGGAGCAGTACCCGAACGTGGTGCCGCCACAGGTCGTGGTGACGGCCGTGTTCCCCGGCGCCAGTGCGCAGGTGCTGGCGGATTCGGTGGCGGCGCCGCTGGAGCAGGAGATCAACGGCGTCGACGACATGATCTACATGGAATCCTCCGCCAACGACTCCGGCGTGGTGCAGCTGACGGTCTCCTTCGAGATCGGCACCGACCCGGACCAGGCCCAGATCAACGTCAATAACCGGGTACAGGCGGCGCTGCCGCGCATGCCGCAGACCGTGCGCAACCTGGGCGTGCGCGTGGAGTCGCGCTCCACCAGCATCCTCATGGTGCCGGTCATGCTGTCGCCCGACGGGCGCTACGACACGCTCTACATCAGCAACTATGCGCTGCTCAACGTGCTCGACGAGCTGGTGCGCCTGCCGGGCGTCGGCAATGCCTCGTTGTTCGGCGCACAGGACTACTCCATGCGCATCTGGCTGCGCCCCGACCTGCTGGCGCAGTACGGTCTCACCCCCAGCGACGTGGCCGCCGCGCTGCGCGAGCAGAATGCGCAGTTCGCTGCCGGCCGGATCGGCGCGGCGCCGGCGCCCGCGGACCAGGCCTTCACCTTCGCCGTCTCCACGCGCGGCCAGCTCGCCACCCCGGAAGAGTTCGAGAACATCATCCTGCGCAGCGGCACGGACGGGGCCATTTTGCGGCTCGGCGACGTGGCACGCGCCGAGCTGGGCGCGCAGAACTACGGCTTTTCGGCCACTTACAACGGCAAGCCGGCGGTGCCGATGGGCATCTTCCTGCAGCCCGGCGCCAATGCGCTGGAGACTGCGGACGCCGTGTACGCCGCCTTCGAGGAGATGTCGCAGCGCTTCCCCGAGGGACTGGAGTACCGCATCCCCTACGACACCAGCGACTTCGTGCGCATCTCGATTCGCGAGGTCTACACCACGCTGCTGATCGCGGTCGCGCTGGTGGTGCTCGTCACCTTCGTGTTCCTGCAGCACCTGCGCGCAACGCTGATCCCGGTTGCCGCCATCCCCGTGTCGCTCATCGGCACTTTCCTCGGCATGCAGGCCTTCGGCTTTTCCGTCAACCTGCTCACCCTGTTCGGCCTGGTGCTTTCCATCGGTATTGTCGTGGACAACGCCATCATCGTGATGGAGAACGTCGAGCGGCTGATGCACGAGGAGAACCTCAGGGCGCGGGAGGCTTCGATCCAGACCATGCAGCAGGTAGCGGGCGCCGTGGTGTCCTCGACGCTGGTGCTGGTGGCGGTGTTCGCGCCGGTGACTTTTCTCGGCGGGCTCTCGGGCGAACTCTATCGCCAGTTCGCCGTCACCATCGCCATCTCGGTGGTGGTCTCCGGCATCGTCGCGCTCACGCTCACCCCCGCCATGTGCGCCTTGCTGCTGGACAAGGAGGCGAAGACCGTACCGGCGCCGTTCAGGGCCTTCAACCGCGGCTTCGAGGCGGTGACGGGCGCCTTCGTCACCGGCGTCAGCTTCCTGCTGCGCCACAGCCTGGCAGGCGTGCTTGCGTTTGCGGCGATCATCGTCGTCACCGCGTGGCTGTTGCTGCGGCTGCCCGGGGGGCTGGTGCCGCAGGAGGACCAAGGGGTCTCCATCGTCGTCGGCCAGCTGCCGCCCGCTGCGGCCCTGCAGCGCACCGAGCAGGTGAGAGACGCTATCACCGGTGCCCTGCTCGGTGATTTCCCGGAGGTGCGCGAGTTCACCAGCTTCGCCGGTTTCGACATCATCGGCCGGGCCGAGAAGAGCAACGCCATCGTCGGCTTCGCGCGCCTGGCGGACTGGGACGAGCGCACCGGCCCGGGCCAGGACTCGGCCTCCGTGACCGGACGCATCATGGGGCTGGGCGTCGGGATCCAGGAAGCGAACGTGTTTGCATTCACGCCGCCGCCCATCCAGGGGCTGTCCCTCACCGGCGGCGTCGAGGGATACCTGCAGGGGCGCGGCCAGCTCGACGTGGACGACCTGGGCATGCTGTCCAACCGGATGTACGGGGCCACCGCGGACAGGCCGGAGATCGGCAGCCTGCGCATGTTCATCGACCCCAGCGTGCCGCACTATCGCGCCGAGATCGATCGCGACCGGGTACGCGCCCAGGGCGTGCCGATCAACTCGGTGTTCGAGGCGATGCAGAGCACCTTCGGCAGCCTGTACGTCAACGATTTCACGCTCGAGGGCCGTAACTGGCAGGTGAACGTCCAGGCCGAGGGCGACTTCCGCAGCGAAGCGGAAGACCTGCGTCGAGTCTTCGTGCGGGCCGGTGACGGCAGCATGGTCCCGCTCAGCTCGCTGGTGCGCCTGGAGCGCTACGGCGCTACGGACACGGTGGATCGCTACAACCTCTTCCCTGCGATCCGCTTTCTTGCCGAGCCGGCGCCGGGCTACACCACCGGCCAGGTCAAGGCCGCGCTCGAGGCGGGAGTGGCGGAGAACTTCGGCAACGAGGCGCGGCTGGGCTGGATCGGCGAGGCCTACCAGCTCGAGGCCGCGGAGGGCGCAGGCGGCGCGGCCTTCGCCATGGGCCTGGCGATGGTGTTCCTCATCCTCGCGGCGCAATACGAGCGCTGGTCGCTGCCGCTGGCCGTGGCCACCGCCGTGCCCTTCGGCGTGCTGGGCGCGGTGCTGGCGAACACGTGGCGCGGTTATCCGAACGACATCTACTTCCAGGTCGGCCTGCTGGTGCTGATCGGGCTCGCGGCCAAGAACGCCATCCTTATTGTCGAGTTCGCGGCGCAGAACCGGGCCGACGGACTCAGCGCCCTGGCGGCGGCGACCCGCGCCGTGCGCCAGCGTTTCCGCGCCATCATGATGACGGCACTGACCTTCATCATCGGCAGCCTGCCGCTGGTGTTCGCCACCGGCGCGGGCGCCGCCAGCCGGCGCGAGATCGGCACCGTGGTGGTCGGCGGCATGATCCTGGCGAGCACCCTGGCGCTGCTGTTCGTGCCGCTGTTCTACAAGTTGCTGGAGGACCTGTCCTCGTGGCGGCGTGGCGGCAAGGAGGCCGACCATGTGTAA
- a CDS encoding efflux transporter outer membrane subunit codes for MCKRRLLLLPLALILGACAVGPDYQRPELELPQAWPDALAVPASTAAEIQAWWRRFDDPVLDELIERALEDNLELHLGFARVQEARARVGLARAEQFPTVALQAEASRQRQPAAAIGLEGIEIPPRNVFSVSGVLSYELDLWGRLARSREAALAELERSMFAHEALRITLVADVVTGYYGLRSAQAQLDITRQTLASREENVRVQRLRYEAGMVDELVVMQSESDLATVRAQLPARVDAVYRRESALAILVGLDPAALVAGLDLGAPVEEPAAAGIAIPEVLPAELLARRPDLRAVEAGLEAATARVGVAMAARLPELDLAALVGTVAGSTGDLFSSEAESWRVGAAASGPLLDFGRGRAGVEIASALMEQAELQYRAAVTVAVAEVRDALRAYDNSLAAQRAVEDQVAALRRTEALADIRYREGYISIIELLDAQRGLLNAELLLAQSRADHYAATATLFKALGGGWEQSW; via the coding sequence ATGTGTAAGAGGCGCCTGCTGCTGCTTCCGCTGGCGCTGATCCTGGGCGCCTGTGCGGTGGGCCCTGATTACCAGCGGCCGGAGCTGGAGTTGCCGCAGGCGTGGCCCGACGCGCTGGCGGTCCCGGCGTCCACCGCAGCTGAAATACAGGCCTGGTGGCGCCGCTTCGACGACCCGGTGCTGGATGAGCTCATAGAGCGCGCCCTGGAAGACAACCTGGAGCTGCATCTCGGGTTTGCGCGTGTGCAGGAAGCCCGTGCGCGGGTGGGCCTGGCGCGCGCAGAGCAGTTTCCCACCGTGGCGCTGCAGGCCGAGGCCTCGCGGCAGCGCCAGCCCGCCGCTGCGATCGGCCTCGAGGGGATCGAGATCCCGCCGCGCAACGTGTTTTCCGTCTCCGGCGTGCTGTCCTACGAACTCGACCTGTGGGGGCGGCTGGCGCGCAGCAGGGAGGCCGCGCTGGCGGAGCTCGAACGCAGCATGTTTGCGCACGAGGCCCTGCGCATTACGCTCGTTGCCGACGTGGTGACCGGTTACTACGGGCTGCGCAGCGCCCAGGCGCAGCTCGACATCACGCGGCAGACGCTGGCCTCGCGTGAAGAGAACGTGCGCGTGCAGCGGCTGCGCTACGAGGCCGGGATGGTCGACGAGCTGGTGGTGATGCAGTCGGAATCCGACCTTGCCACCGTCAGGGCACAGCTGCCGGCGCGTGTCGACGCCGTATACCGCCGAGAGAGCGCCCTGGCCATCCTGGTCGGGCTCGATCCGGCCGCGCTGGTGGCGGGCCTCGACCTCGGCGCGCCCGTCGAAGAACCCGCGGCGGCAGGGATCGCCATCCCTGAGGTCCTGCCGGCCGAGCTGCTGGCGCGGCGTCCGGACCTGCGTGCCGTCGAAGCGGGCCTGGAGGCGGCGACGGCAAGGGTGGGCGTGGCCATGGCGGCACGCCTGCCGGAGCTCGACCTCGCCGCCCTGGTGGGCACGGTCGCCGGAAGCACGGGTGATCTTTTCAGCAGCGAGGCCGAGTCGTGGCGGGTCGGTGCGGCGGCCTCGGGCCCCTTGCTGGATTTCGGCCGCGGGCGCGCCGGTGTGGAGATTGCCAGTGCCCTCATGGAACAGGCGGAGCTGCAGTATCGCGCAGCAGTGACGGTGGCGGTGGCCGAGGTGCGCGACGCCCTGCGGGCGTACGACAACAGCCTTGCCGCGCAGCGCGCGGTCGAGGACCAGGTGGCCGCACTGCGTCGCACCGAGGCCCTGGCCGACATTCGCTACCGGGAGGGTTACATCAGCATCATCGAGCTGCTCGATGCGCAGCGCGGCTTGCTCAACGCGGAGCTGCTCCTCGCGCAATCGCGCGCCGACCACTACGCCGCCACCGCCACGCTGTTCAAGGCGCTGGGCGGGGGATGGGAACAGTCGTGGTGA
- a CDS encoding TetR family transcriptional regulator produces the protein MRRTRAEADATREALLDAAEQEFLQRGVSRTSLEHIARRAGVTRGAIYWHFRDKSDLFAAMLERVRLPFANMADEYRREVGGDDPIGLLRKLCRIAFAQLDENETYRNVYSILLTRCEFTGEVNPAFEQQLAIDAESLQRVEGDFQRARELGHVRAGLEPRVAALALYSLMHGIYVSWLRAPDSFSIRRDGEAMLDLFFRGLA, from the coding sequence GTGAGGCGGACCCGCGCCGAGGCCGACGCCACCCGTGAGGCGCTGCTGGACGCGGCCGAGCAGGAATTTCTCCAGCGCGGCGTGTCCCGCACCAGCCTCGAGCATATCGCCCGGCGGGCCGGCGTGACCCGCGGTGCCATCTACTGGCACTTCAGGGACAAGAGCGACCTGTTCGCCGCCATGCTCGAGCGCGTGCGGTTGCCGTTCGCGAACATGGCGGATGAGTACCGCCGCGAAGTCGGCGGCGACGATCCCATAGGGCTGCTGCGCAAGCTGTGCCGCATCGCCTTCGCGCAGCTGGATGAGAACGAGACCTACCGCAACGTCTACAGCATCCTGCTGACGCGGTGCGAATTCACCGGTGAGGTCAACCCTGCCTTCGAACAGCAGCTCGCCATCGACGCCGAGAGCCTGCAGCGCGTGGAGGGCGATTTCCAGCGAGCGCGGGAACTCGGCCACGTGCGCGCCGGGCTGGAACCGCGCGTCGCAGCGCTGGCGCTGTATTCCCTCATGCACGGCATTTACGTCTCCTGGTTGCGCGCGCCGGACAGCTTTTCCATCCGCCGGGACGGAGAGGCGATGCTCGACCTGTTCTTCCGCGGCCTGGCCTGA
- a CDS encoding universal stress protein, with the protein MKGYINSILVPIDGSENSVRAARFGIQLAAALEAQAKLLYVFPAASVELIGLAGISRQDIEEAAQECAQRAFNQVRLGLDADMLQRVEEEIAIGAPAEEIIARTEADPATLVVMGRRGHSRMKTLVLGSISDKVMRHAASPVTLVN; encoded by the coding sequence ATGAAGGGATACATCAACTCGATTCTCGTTCCGATCGACGGCTCCGAGAACTCGGTGCGCGCCGCGCGCTTCGGCATCCAGCTGGCCGCGGCCCTCGAGGCGCAGGCGAAACTGCTCTACGTGTTTCCGGCAGCATCGGTGGAACTCATCGGCCTGGCGGGAATTTCGCGCCAGGACATCGAGGAGGCAGCCCAGGAGTGCGCGCAGCGCGCCTTCAACCAGGTCCGCCTCGGGCTGGATGCGGACATGTTGCAGCGGGTCGAGGAAGAAATCGCCATCGGCGCCCCCGCCGAGGAGATCATCGCGCGTACGGAAGCCGATCCCGCCACCCTGGTGGTGATGGGCCGGCGCGGCCACTCGCGGATGAAGACACTGGTGCTGGGCAGCATCAGCGACAAGGTGATGCGCCACGCGGCGAGCCCGGTCACGCTGGTCAACTGA
- a CDS encoding GntP family permease has protein sequence MFANVGLLLSLALLIWLVLRGVNVILASLLAAIVVALSNGLPLTESLLQHYATGRSGAFTFAGQFFLIFIAGAIFGKVMAEGRATTTIALMFRDLLGRERVLWIIMLACALLTYGGVVVFVVIFAVYPLAMELARDANTPKRLLAGAAALGAGTFTMTAMPGTPSIHNVIAARALGTDLFAAPMLGIVASALMVVFGMAYLERERRAALARGEGFDPAPHEHVPEDDELEAGLPGRAVALVPLLVVLGIIIGPRLLGMVVAPDSDTLMARVIGFAASQPVFWPSLALAVGTVLALLLLPRLRGQWLASMGRGTNDAILPIMNTAAIIGFGGVVIQTAGFAAFSGLVVDSGLPPLLSAYLSVSTVAAITGSASGGLQIFMASLAPRYLEMGIEPELLHRISTLASGGLDSLPHCGAVVVMLTIMSLTYRKAYRDIAMVTIVVPVMAGLLVLALAALAA, from the coding sequence ATGTTCGCGAACGTAGGCCTGCTGCTGTCCCTCGCCCTGCTGATCTGGCTGGTGCTGCGCGGTGTCAACGTCATACTCGCCTCGCTCCTGGCGGCCATCGTCGTCGCGCTGAGCAACGGCCTGCCGCTGACCGAGAGCCTGCTGCAGCACTATGCCACCGGTCGCTCCGGCGCTTTCACCTTTGCCGGCCAGTTCTTCCTGATCTTCATCGCCGGGGCGATCTTCGGCAAGGTCATGGCGGAGGGTCGCGCCACCACGACGATCGCGCTGATGTTCCGCGACCTGCTCGGGCGCGAGCGGGTGCTGTGGATCATCATGCTGGCCTGCGCGCTGCTGACCTATGGCGGGGTGGTGGTTTTCGTCGTCATCTTCGCCGTCTATCCGCTGGCGATGGAGCTGGCGCGCGACGCCAACACGCCGAAGCGCCTGCTCGCCGGCGCCGCGGCGCTCGGCGCCGGCACCTTCACCATGACGGCCATGCCGGGAACGCCCTCGATCCACAACGTCATCGCAGCCCGGGCGCTGGGTACCGACCTGTTCGCGGCGCCCATGCTGGGGATTGTCGCCAGCGCCCTGATGGTGGTGTTCGGCATGGCCTACCTGGAACGGGAGCGCCGCGCCGCCCTGGCGCGCGGCGAAGGCTTCGATCCTGCCCCCCACGAGCACGTGCCGGAGGATGATGAGCTTGAGGCAGGGCTTCCCGGGCGTGCCGTTGCGCTCGTGCCGCTGCTTGTCGTGCTGGGCATCATCATCGGGCCGCGGCTGCTGGGAATGGTCGTCGCACCGGACTCGGACACGCTGATGGCGCGCGTCATCGGCTTCGCAGCCAGCCAGCCCGTGTTCTGGCCCAGCCTGGCGCTCGCCGTGGGCACCGTGCTGGCGTTGCTGTTGCTGCCACGCCTGCGCGGGCAGTGGCTGGCCAGCATGGGGCGCGGCACCAACGACGCCATCCTGCCGATCATGAACACGGCCGCCATCATCGGTTTCGGCGGCGTGGTCATCCAGACCGCGGGATTTGCCGCTTTTTCCGGCCTGGTCGTCGACAGCGGTCTGCCCCCGCTGCTGTCGGCCTATCTCTCAGTCAGCACGGTCGCGGCGATCACCGGCTCCGCTTCCGGCGGCCTGCAGATTTTCATGGCCTCGCTGGCGCCGCGTTATCTCGAGATGGGTATCGAGCCCGAGCTGCTGCACCGGATCTCCACCCTGGCGTCGGGCGGCCTGGACTCGCTCCCGCACTGCGGCGCCGTGGTCGTGATGCTGACCATCATGAGCCTGACTTATCGCAAGGCCTACCGTGACATCGCCATGGTGACCATCGTCGTGCCGGTGATGGCCGGCCTGCTTGTCCTGGCCCTGGCGGCGCTTGCGGCCTAG